One region of Primulina tabacum isolate GXHZ01 chromosome 1, ASM2559414v2, whole genome shotgun sequence genomic DNA includes:
- the LOC142513825 gene encoding uncharacterized protein LOC142513825 — protein MKCKKHPFDPSSNVGVCASCLRERLFAVIATQIQAQRETLFQQGQQGCRKSDAQLPPFVFPRSVSPYVSHRKSDSAATWQIQGNHRIFYSTPQVGPNGFVAVAVAIEKDKKSNKGRFSSVLNGLFRSKSDKMGLETGPVSNRGVSVDSCAASRSWFSTIVPGRRKNQVQTFSVEEYSNRAHRISDRGMSPSNVEDDEHCRDGSSGYSSESSQAWKQTPRRTPATRRCKGRMAAQSRNASGLAFCLSPLVRPSSNRKWSQKVAPPDMTLAGEVRGPPKPHFSTAPSFCKNRSRKLADFGEPSYNPPYPIS, from the coding sequence atgaagtGCAAGAAACATCCGTTTGACCCGAGTAGCAACGTCGGGGTATGCGCCTCCTGTCTCCGGGAACGCCTCTTCGCAGTTATTGCGACCCAGATTCAAGCTCAGAGAGAAACCCTTTTTCAACAGGGTCAACAAGGTTGCCGGAAATCGGATGCCCAACTACCTCCATTTGTCTTCCCTCGATCGGTTTCTCCTTATGTTTCCCACCGGAAGTCCGATTCTGCAGCCACGTGGCAGATTCAAGGCAACCATCGAATATTCTATAGTACGCCACAGGTGGGTCCTAATGGGTTTGTAGCGGTGGCAGTCGCAATAGAGAAGGACAAGAAGAGTAACAAGGGGAGATTTTCTTCGGTTTTAAACGGGCTTTTCAGATCGAAATCGGACAAGATGGGTTTGGAAACGGGCCCGGTCTCCAACCGTGGCGTGTCGGTCGATTCGTGCGCGGCTTCTCGATCTTGGTTCTCCACGATTGTTCCCGGTCGCCGGAAAAATCAGGTCCAGACCTTTTCTGTAGAAGAATACTCGAACAGAGCCCACCGGATCTCCGACCgaggaatgtctccctccaacGTGGAGGACGACGAGCATTGCCGCGACGGATCGAGCGGATACTCGTCGGAGTCTTCTCAGGCGTGGAAGCAGACACCGAGGAGGACACCAGCTACGCGGCGCTGCAAAGGGAGGATGGCGGCGCAAAGCAGGAATGCGTCGGGTTTGGCATTTTGTCTAAGCCCCTTGGTTCGGCCCAGCTCGAACCGGAAATGGAGTCAGAAGGTTGCTCCGCCGGATATGACGCTGGCCGGAGAGGTGAGAGGCCCGCCGAAGCCACACTTCTCCACAGCGCCGTCGTTTTGCAAGAATCGTTCCCGGAAGCTCGCCGATTTCGGTGAACCGAGTTACAATCCTCCTTATCCCATCAGTTGA
- the LOC142552158 gene encoding very-long-chain aldehyde decarbonylase CER1-like, protein MATTPGFLTDWPWKHLGSFKYMILAPWGMQSVYSMATKGKNEWDYANLMVIPLLMWRAFHNQLWISFSRHRTAKGSNRILDRSIEFEQVDRETNWDDQILLNGILFYIVNSIVPNSSFLPIWRNEGIIITILLHIGPVEYIYYWLHRALHHHYLYSRYHSHHHSSIVTEPITSVTHPFAEHLSYFFLFSIPMFGTVLTRTASLASLVGYITYIDLMNNMGHCNFEFIPKWVFSIFPPLKYMMYTPSFHSLHHTRFRTNYSLFMPFYDYIHGTMDKSSDELYETSLTRQEDNPGVVHLTHLTTPESIFHLQIGLASVASRPQNSKWYIWFVRPLTTWPMMLNFIHGSTFVVERNDFEKLKLQTWAIPRYSIQYSIKWQGQVINNLVEEAILEAEARGTKILSLGLLNQSWELNRSGALYIEKNPKLNIKVVDGSSLAVAIVINSIPKGTNEVLFRGGLSKIAYAIVSALCQKGIQVSTFYEFERLKLSFRSQSEIALSKTYSERVWIVGDGLSKEEQLKAPKGTLFIPCSQFPPKKERKDAFHCYTPAMVSPPALENLHSCENWLPRRVMSAWRVAGILHALEGYNVHECGETMFDVNKIWDDALKHGFRLQPFAGN, encoded by the exons ATGGCCACAACACCAGGGTTTCTGACTGACTGGCCATGGAAGCACCTTGGGAGTTTTAAG TACATGATATTGGCTCCATGGGGAATGCAAAGTGTTTACTCAATGGCAACAAAAGGTAAAAATGAATGGGACTACGCCAACTTAATGGTGATCCCATTACTAATGTGGAGGGCCTTTCACAATCAATTATGGATCTCATTTTCTCGCCACAGAACTGCCAAAGGCAGCAATCGCATACTTGACAGGAGCATTGAATTCGAGCAGGTGGATAGAGAAACTAACTG GGATGATCAAATTCTGCTAAATGGAATTTTGTTTTACATTGTCAACTCTATAGTTCCAAATAGTTCTTTCTTGCCTATTTGGAGAAATGAAGGCATAATTATCACCATTCTTCTTCACATTGGCCCGGTGGAATACATTTACTACTGGTTGCATAGAGCTTTGCACCACCATTACCTCTACTCCAGATACCATTCCCACCACCATTCCTCCATCGTGACCGAACCCATTACAT CTGTCACACATCCTTTCGCGGAGCATTTGTCATATTTCTTTCTCTTCTCAATTCCCATGTTTGGAACAGTGCTCACCCGGACGGCATCCTTAGCATCTCTTGTGGGATATATTACCTATATTGATCTCATGAACAATATGGGGCATTGCAACTTTGAATTCATTCCGAAATGGGTCTTTTCCATTTTCCCTCCTCTCAAATACATGATGTATACACCTTC GTTTCACTCTTTGCATCACACGCGTTTTCGTACAAACTATTCGTTGTTCATGCCATTCTACGACTACATACATGGCACCATGGATAAATCCAGCGATGAATTATATGAGACGTCACTCACGAGGCAGGAAGACAACCCTGGTGTGGTGCATTTAACACATCTAACCACACCAGAATCCATATTTCATCTCCAAATTGGATTGGCGTCCGTTGCTTCAAGGCCTCAAAATTCCAAATGGTACATATGGTTTGTAAGACCTCTAACAACATGGCCGATGATGCTCAACTTCATACACGGGAGTACTTTTGTAGTCGAGAGAAATGACTTCGAGAAACTCAAGTTGCAGACGTGGGCTATTCCAAGATACAGCATACAG TATTCCATCAAATGGCAAGGACAAGTTATCAACAATTTAGTCGAGGAAGCCATACTAGAAGCAGAAGCTAGAGGCACCAAGATTTTAAGTCTAGGCCTGCTGAACCAG AGTTGGGAACTTAACAGAAGTGGCGCTTTATACATTGAAAAGAATCCGAAGCTGAATATCAAAGTAGTAGATGGAAGTAGCTTGGCTGTTGCTATAGTAATCAACAGCATTCCTAAAGGCACCAATGAGGTTTTATTCAGAGGCGGCCTCTCAAAAATTGCATATGCAATTGTTTCTGCTTTGTGCCAAAAGGGTATTCAG GTATCTACGTTTTATGAATTCGAAAGACTTAAATTGAGTTTCAGATCTCAGAGTGAAATAGCACTCTCAAAAACCTACTCTGAGCgg GTTTGGATAGTTGGAGATGGATTATCCAAAGAAGAACAACTCAAGGCACCAAAGGGTACCTTATTCATTCCATGCTCTCAATTTCCTCCGAAGAAAGAGCGCAAAGACGCCTTCCACTGTTACACTCCTGCAATGGTGTCTCCTCCTGCACTTGAGAATCTGCACTCCTGCGAG AACTGGTTACCAAGAAGAGTTATGAGTGCTTGGCGTGTGGCTGGAATATTGCATGCTTTAGAAGGATACAATGTGCACGAATGCGGGGAGACCATGTTCGACGTTAACAAAATTTGGGATGATGCACTTAAACATGGATTTCGCCTTCAACCATTTGCAGGTAACTAA